From the Streptomyces sp. 846.5 genome, the window GATGACCAGCAGCCAGATGGTGTCCAGCATGCCGGCGTACTTGGCGATCAGGTACAGCGGCAGCAGTCCGGCCACCACCGGCAGCATCTTGGTGGACAGGAAGAAGAACATCACATCGGTCCACTTGCGCACCGGTTTGATCGACAGCGCGTAGGCGGCGGGGATCGCCAGCACCAGCACCAGCACGGTGGAACCGATGCTGGCGGTAAGGGAGTTGATCAGCGGCGGCCAGGGGCTGACGCCGGTGGTGGCGCCGAAGAACTCCCGGTAGCCCTGCAGCGTCAGGCTCGCGCCGATGCTCGGCGGGTTGGTGGCCGCGCTGGACTCGCTGTGCAGCGAGGTGAGCACCATCCAGGCGAAGGGGGCGAAGAAGAGCAGTCCGCAGAGCCAGGCCAGCAGGCCCAGCAGGCTGCGGTTGCGGTTGTCCTTGCGGTTGCCGTTGCGATTGCCGTTGCGGTTGCGATTGCGCTTGCGCGTGGCGCCGGCATTGGTCACAGCGTCTCCTCCCGGAACAGCGATGAGACGGTTCTCAGCGCGAAGGTGGCGATGACCAGCGAGCAGGCGACCACGATGACGCCCTCCGCGGAGGCCTCGCCGTAGTCGTGGCCCTGGTAGAAGGTCTCGTAGACGGTGTAGGGGAGGTTGGCCGTACCCAGCCCGCCGGAGGTCAGCGTGAACACCGCGTCGAAGTTCTGGACCACGTAGATGCTGCCGAGCAGGGCAGCGAGTTCCAGGTAGCGGCGCAGGTGCGGGAAGGTGAGGTAGCGGAACACCTGCCAGCTGCTCGCCCCGTCGACCCGGGCGGCCTCGACCACGTCCAGCGCCCGGCTCTGCAGCCCGGCCAGCAGGATCAGCATCATGAACGGCGTCCACTGCCACACCAGCGCGGCCTCCACCGAGATCAGCGGGATCACCGACAGCCAGTCGGGCTGCGGTGCGTTGGCGCTGCCGAACAGGCTCCACACCCAGGTCAGCACACCGTCCAGGAGCCCGTAGGAGGCGTTGTAGATCGCGTGCTTCCAGAGCAGCGCCGAGGCCACCGGCACCACCAGGAACGGGGTGATCAGCATGGTCCGGACGATGCCGCGGCCGCGGAACCTGCGGTCCAGCAGCAGCGCCAGGCCAAGGCCCAGCAGCAGGCTCACCAGGACCACCGAGGCGGTCAGCACCACCGTGGTCACGATCGCCGAGCGCAGCGCCGGATTGGAGAACGCGTTGCGGTAGTTGGACAGGCCGCCGAACCCCCGGTTGCCCGGGTCCAGGGCGTTCCAGCGCATGAACGAGATGACCAGGGTGCCCACGAAGGGCAGCTGGGTGACCACGATCATGAAGACCAGAGCCGGCAGCAACGGACCCCTGCGGGCCCACGCGCCACGGGGTTTGGCCGCCGCCCCGGCGGCGCCCTGGCGGGCGGACCGGGAGAAGCGCTGCTGCCGCGGGGTGGAGAGGGTGCTCATGGAGTGCCTCCGCCCGTCAGTGGCCGGCGTACTTGGCGCCGACCTTCGCAGCGAGGGCCTGACTGCTCTTCAGCGCGCCGGCGATGCTGGTCTGGCCGGCGATCGCGGAGCTGATCTGCTGCGAGACCTGGGTGCCGAGGTCCTCGAACTCGGGGATGCCGACGAACTGGATCCCGGGGGCCGGCCGCGGCTGCACCCCGGGGTTGGCCGGGTCGGCGGAGGTCAGCGCGGTCTTGGTGGCCGCGGCGAAGGCGCCGGCCGACTTGAGGTAGTCGGGGTTGCTGTAGGTCGAGGTGCGCTTGCCGGCCGGCACCTGGGACCAGCTCAACTGGGCGCCGACCAGGTCCTCGTACTGCTTGCTGGAGGCCCAGGAGATGAACTTCCAGGCGTCGCTCTGGTGCTTGCCGGCCTTCTGCACGCCCCAGGCCCAGGTGTAGAGCCAGCCCGAGCTCTTGGTCTGGTCGACCGGGGCGGGCACGTAGCCCATCTTCCCGGCCACCGGCGAGCCCGCGCCCTCCAGCGATCCGGCCGCCGAGGTGGCGTCGTACCACATGGCGACCTTGCTCTGCTCCATGTCGTTGAGGCACTCGGTGAAGCCGGCCTGCGGCGCCCCGGCCTCGCCGTGGGCGCGCACCAGGTCGACGTAGAAGTTGGTGGCCTTGGTGAAGCCCGCGCCGGTGAGCTGGGCCGACCAGTCGGAGTTGAACCAGGTGCCGCCCATCGTGTTGACCACGGTGGTCAGCGGGGCGATGACCTCGCCCCAACCCGGCTGGCCGCGCAGGCAGATGCCCTTCATTCCGGGCTGGGCCCCGTCGGCCTTGGCCGCGAGGGCGGCGACCTGGTCCCAGGTCGGGTTGGCGGGCATGGTCAGGCCCTTGGCCGCGAAGACGTCCTTCCGGTACATCAGGAAGGAGGACTCGCCGTAGAAGGGCTCGGCGTAGATCTGGCCGTCGACGGTCAGCGACTTGGCCAGGCTGGGCAGGATGTCGCTCTGGTCGAAGGTGGTGTCGCCGGTGGCGAGCGTGGTGAGCGGGGCCAGCCAGCCGTTCTTCGCGTAGAAGGGGTCTCGTAGTTGCTGATGGTGGCCACGTCGTACTGGCCGGCCTGGCTGGAGAAGTCCTGCGTGATCTTGTCGCGGACGTCGTTCTCGGGCAGCACGGTGAAGTTGACCTTGATGCCGGTGGTCTTGGTGAAGTTGGCCGCGGTCAGCTTCTGCAGGTCCAGCATCTGCGGGTTGTTGACCATCAGCACGTTGACGGAGCCGGAGCCGCCGCTGCCCGCGCTGCCGCCCCCGGCGCCGCTGCACGCCGCGAGCATGGCCCCGCAGAGGACCACGGCTCCCAGCGGGACGGTGCGGCGCAGGACGGATTGTCTGTTCGTCATGGTGGTTCCCTTCGTGGATCCGGTCCGGTGGACCGGGGGTGGGTGCCGGTTCGGGACGTGCGTGATCGCGCCGCCTGCGGTCGGGTGGCCGGGCGGAGAGGGACGTGCGGGTGGAGATCAGGTGGAGACGGGTGGGAAGTTCAGACCCTGATGACGCGCG encodes:
- a CDS encoding sugar ABC transporter permease, which gives rise to MIVVTQLPFVGTLVISFMRWNALDPGNRGFGGLSNYRNAFSNPALRSAIVTTVVLTASVVLVSLLLGLGLALLLDRRFRGRGIVRTMLITPFLVVPVASALLWKHAIYNASYGLLDGVLTWVWSLFGSANAPQPDWLSVIPLISVEAALVWQWTPFMMLILLAGLQSRALDVVEAARVDGASSWQVFRYLTFPHLRRYLELAALLGSIYVVQNFDAVFTLTSGGLGTANLPYTVYETFYQGHDYGEASAEGVIVVACSLVIATFALRTVSSLFREETL
- a CDS encoding carbohydrate ABC transporter permease, translated to MLGLLAWLCGLLFFAPFAWMVLTSLHSESSAATNPPSIGASLTLQGYREFFGATTGVSPWPPLINSLTASIGSTVLVLVLAIPAAYALSIKPVRKWTDVMFFFLSTKMLPVVAGLLPLYLIAKYAGMLDTIWLLVILYTSMNLPIAVWMMRSFLAEVPKEILEAAAIDGAGLLTTLRRIVAPVAAPGIAATALIAFIFSWNELLYAEVLTGVVAGTAPVFLTSFVTSQGLFLAKVCAAAVCISLPVLIAGFAAQDKLVQGLSLGAVK